The Flexistipes sp. genomic interval TTGATTAAATCGTTTAATAAAATTTCGGTAATTTCCCCTGATCTTATCCAGTTTTGAATCGTTATTTTTGTACAACTCCGATACGGCCTTAAGTACATTTAGAAAGGCAGGAATTCCCTGTATTTCATTTTTGGGGAAATATGTTCCCCCGTAAAAGGGAGTCAAATCGGGGTCCGTAAATACAGTCAGCGGCCATCCGCCCATCTGTCTGATTATTTGCAGAAAAAACTGATACTTTTTATCAATATCCGGATATTCTTCTCGGTCAATTTTAACAGGGATAAAGTTTTCATTAATAAATTCCGCAGTTTCATTGTCACTGAATGATTCATCCGCCATTACATGGCACCAATGACATGAGGAATAGCCAATACTCAGTAATATCGGTTTGTTCTCCTTCTTGGCAGTTTCAGTAATTTGGTAGGTAAAGGGCTGCCAGGCAACAGGGTTGCCTTTATGTTCAAGCAGATAAAGGCTGTATTCATTTTTTAGTTTATTTTCAAGCATATTATGCCTCCGATGATAATGTGAAACTAATAATAAGTTAAAGTTGTTAATTGTCAAATAATAAAACCGTGATTATTAGTGCTAAGCGTTAAGTTTTAAGTGTTAAGAGATAAATGAGAATTTGTTTTGAAATTATTAAACTATTTTCAATTTGACTGAAAATATTAGTTGACTTTTAACTCATGAGTTACTATAAAAGTACTTAATTATAACAAGGTTATATAATGATGAATAAAGAAAGTTTACTTACAGTTAAGAATATCTATCTGAGCTTCGGCGGTATAATGGCCGTAGCCGGTGTGTCGTTTAATGTAAACAAAGGTGATGTCTTTTCAATAATAGGCCCCAATGGTGCCGGCAAGACAAGTATTTTAAATACAATCACAGGTATATACTTTCCGGAAAGAGGGAGCATTTTTCTAAAAGGGGCTGATATCACAAAAATGCCTGTTTATAAAAGGCCTGCAAAAGGTGTGGTCAGAACATTCCAAAATCTCGAGCTGTTCAAAGGGATGACTGTTTTGGATAATCTGATGCTTTCCCGCCACAGCCTGATGAATTACGGGATATTTTCTTCAATTTTTTATTTTGGCAAACCTTTAAAAGAGGAAGTCAGACACAGGGAAAAAGTTGAAGAGATAATTGACTTTCTGGATCTGTCAGGAATCAGGAAGAAACATGTTTTTGAACTTTCTTACGGTCTTCAGAAAAGGGTTGAGCTTGCCAGAGCTTTGGCACTGGAGCCGGAACTGCTGCTTCTGGATGAGCCTATGGCCGGCATGAACACGGAAGAAACCGAGGACATGGCAAGGTATATTATTGATATTAACGAAGAAAGAGACACTACAATAGTATTGATTGAACACGATATGAATGTCGTTATGGATATTTCTTCAAGAATACTGGCTATAGATTTCGGAGAAAAAATTTGCGAAGGTCTGCCTTCTGATGTGGCTAATGACGAGAGGGTGCTTTCCGCATATCTGGGTGAGGAAAAATGGATTTAAATACTCTCCCTGCATATCTCTATAGTAATTTTAAGAAAAATCCTGATAAAACAGCCTTCAGGGAGAAAGATCTGGGTATTTGGCAAAGTTTCACATGGTCGGATTATTTGAAAAATGTATGTGTGATTGCCGTTTTTTTTGAAGAACAGGGGCTA includes:
- a CDS encoding ABC transporter ATP-binding protein; the protein is MMNKESLLTVKNIYLSFGGIMAVAGVSFNVNKGDVFSIIGPNGAGKTSILNTITGIYFPERGSIFLKGADITKMPVYKRPAKGVVRTFQNLELFKGMTVLDNLMLSRHSLMNYGIFSSIFYFGKPLKEEVRHREKVEEIIDFLDLSGIRKKHVFELSYGLQKRVELARALALEPELLLLDEPMAGMNTEETEDMARYIIDINEERDTTIVLIEHDMNVVMDISSRILAIDFGEKICEGLPSDVANDERVLSAYLGEEKWI